The window TGATTCTTTGACTTGTATTTCTAAGTAGCAAACATATGCTGTTCCTTCTTGGTTTTCCACTACACACATATGCCGTTCCCATCCACTATTCTTCCtagacagttctttttttctcccctacctTTGGTTACATCAGTGTTGAGTATTTACATTATGATGTCTATGTTTGTATTTGAAGCTGAACCATGTGGTAAATTgtgattgtttttctgttctgcccaactttttgttttccttgaagttattaattgccttctttttttcatttgcttagttTCCTATGTACTAAGTCCTGAATTCTCCACCAGGTCATTTAAATTTCCCCTTGGTTTAGTCACTTTGGTCCTGTTGAGGGTGTCTCGCCTGGAGctgtctgccccccacccagtgATGCACTCTGGTGCAGAGCTGCCATCCTGGGGAATGACCCCTCAACTCTCCTAGGTTTGATCCCTGTTTATTGTAGTCTAGGTAGTCCTCTTGTTCTTCACACTCATTTTAGTAGCgcgtatgtacacacacatgcatgtgcacacaggcAAGGCAATACCCATGTATTCTTTGGGGGTAAGGCCTGAAGTGAAGGACTGTGGTAGCGATGGGGAAGGCAGAGGGCCTGGAGTGTTCATTCTcctgggcagagagaggcgggggtgCTGGGCTGTGAGAAAGTGGGTTTCTCGAaccatccccctcctccctacTTGCGGGCTGCCCGGTCAGAGCCAGTGTTTATTGGCTGGGCAGGTCCAGCCCCTGCCAGACCTCCGCCTCCACCCTCAGCTCTACCGGTCTGCTCCAGTTCCCGTGGGGACAGGGACAAGGGTGAAGGAGGATAAGGGCAGAGGGAGTCAGGATAGGGAGGGCTGTCAGGAGGCCACTAGGTGAGTGGCACACTCCCCAAGGCAGTCACCACCCCTGAGCTCAGCTGGCGTGAAGGAGAGCTTACGCCCTCCTTGTGCCCACACAGGCTTCCGGGCATCAAGGGCTGGCAGGGGTGCCCTGTGGGCAGGGGCTTGGGAGGCCCTGGCACAAGAGGCAGCCTGAAGCCTCAAGGTCAAGGCCCTCAGTCTTCCAGCTGCATGGCTGGCACTGCCCACCAGTCCTACAGAGGTACAGTCGGCTCTGCAGACCGCCATCAATCATAGTAACGCTGGAGACCCCCCTGGGCCACGCAAGAGCTCAATCTCCCCTAACTtgtctccagcccctccctgacctcccccccccccccacttccctccctgcCACATCCGGGCCTGCAGTGGGTGTGGGCAGCACAGGGTGAAGGCCCCCTCGGGAGGGCCCCAGTGCCTGGCGGGTGAgtaattttatttacctttcctgAGAGGCCTTCTGTCCTCTCATTTTCTCCAATTAGCCCGGCTCTGCCTGAGCAGCTCCAGCCCACGTGGCCTGTGGGGGCTGTGGGCACCCCACACCCTAGAGCTCAGTGGTCACCTCCCAGGTCCTTGAGGCAGGGACACCTGGCAGGCTGGTTAGCTtgtgctctctgtgcctctggctCCTTTCTCCTCTGACACACAGCCCAACAGGTGTCACCGCACTGGCTGCACGGGCACTCAGGAGGGGTGACCACAATCCCCACACTCGTTCCTCCTCCTGCACTTGCCTCCATCCCCGCGTCAGATACACTATCCCCAAGATGGCAACCTTGACCTTGGGGTGCTCCCCAAGCAATTGGGTTCCCCACCTAAGTGCACCGTCTGGTTCTTCCTGTGTAGGACACTCCACTCTTCCCTGGTGAGCACCAGCCCTTGCTGCCTGCCAAGCAGGGTGCCCACCCATCATGCCACGGACAGTGTCCTTGCTGCACTCACTTGGGTGGAGCGGGTCAGGCTTCTCTGTTAAGCGATGACGTCAGGACGGCGCAGAGGTCTTGGGAAAATAGTGCCGCTGCCATCACTCAGACCATTTCAATTTTGGGGGGTCCGTTCCTCCCCACTTCATCTGCTAAATGGTCTGTGAATTGTTGGGGTTAGAGCCGGGATCGAGTAGCGGCCAGTGGAGGACATCCGGCTCTGGATTGTCTGCCGACGCCCCTGTCGGGCCTGAGCTCAGCCCTGGCTCCGGGAGAGAGCCCGAGGTATTCGCGTGGGGTTGGTGGAAGGAGTGTGGTACCTGCCGACTTCCCTCCGCCATCGTCCGTCCCTTCACACCCTTCCGCTGGCTGATGGTGACCCTCTGGGGGTTGGGAGCCAAAACGGATGGACCGTCCCCTCGGGCCCAGGGTGTGGGCGAGCCCCACCTAAACCAGCATGGGAGGGTGGCTAGAAACTGCTCCGGTGGGGACGGGGAGGGGCCCTGTCAGCCACCGGTCGGGTCGCGCTTTGGGACCCCCTCAGGGGTTCCAGCTCCAAGTTATTGGGAAAATGGGGGGCTCCCAGAGGCAGCACACCAGCCGCAGTCCTCATCCAAGGCTGCTCCCTTCCGTGGGGAGGCCCTGGGCCCGGCCCCGCCCTCTCTTTCAGCCCAGCTCCCCATGGGGTGCGGCCGCTACTCAGACTCTTTATTGTTGGAGGGTACACACGTCCTTAAACACCGGCTACACCGGCAGGCTCTCACAGCACGGCTTCCCGTcacaccccgcccccgccccccccccagcacagggCAGAAGGGAGGCCCTCAGACCTCCCACACCGGGCGGGGCACGGGTGGACGGTGGGGCCGCTGTCCGGCTCCCGTCCCTCCAGCCTGGGCTCTGGGTGGTTCAGCAGGGCCCTCTCTCAGCACCCGAGTCCGGCCTCGGCGGGGCCCGCGGGGGCGTTAGAAGGGGCTCTCGGCCAACCCAGGGAGGCTGCTGACCCGGCCGGTCTCCGCGGAGGGGTCCCGGCCGGCCCCGTTgctgccgcccccgcccccggagaGCAGCAGCTTCGCGCTGGGGGGGCGGCCCCGGGGCCGGGCCGAGGCCGAGGGCCTGTGCACGTGGCGCTGTTCCCGCAGCGAGTTGCCCACGTGCCAGCGGTGCCAGCGCCGCAGCAGCTCCGACTGCacctgggggccgggggggggggggggggggggggcggggcaggtcAGGCCAGTCCCGCCCCCGCCGGGACCCCCGACCTCCCAGCCTTGAAGGACCCGCCGGCGGCCCCGGGTGTAGACAAGGCGGGCTGCACCACCACGGGCCCCTGGGGTCTTCCGGTTCCCGGGCACCCCCCCTTCACCGCGCACGCCCCGAGCACCAGGCCGAGGCTGACcatctgggggggcgggggggggcagcacCCGGCGTCGTGGGGACCGCGGCGCCAGTACATGCAGATGGACGTGGGGGGCGCCCCCTGCACGGGTGAGGCCAGGGCGCCTGAGCTCCCCTCCGACCCCAACCGCAGGCCCGGTCCCAGACCTCCCCGCCTACCTCCTTATTGAGGAAACAGTACAGAACAGCCACCAGCAGGCCCTGGAGAGAGGAGGCAGTCAGGGCCTCGCCCAGGCCCAGAGGGGGCCAGGCGGTTACAGGGGGCAGGGCGGGCACCTGGAAGGAGCTGAGGAAGAGGTCGAAGAAAAGCTTGGCGGAGCGTAGGGTCCCCTGGGCGTGCTCGTCCGTCACGAAGGCAAACACCACCTCGTGGACCCCCAGCAAGGGGATGAGGGTCAGCGTGGACTTCGCCAGCCTGTGGGAAGGAGCCTGAGCCGCCGGACCCAGCCCTGCCCGCCGGGGCCCCGGTGTCCCCCCGCGCCCCCAGCCCTCCCGCCTCCTCCCGGCCTCGGGGTCCGTAAGCCGCCCGCACCCACCGGAACTTGTAGTCGGTGTAGCGCATCTGGCGGGCTCGCAGCTTGGCCACGAGGACGCGGAGGACGCGGGTGAAGATGAGGAGGTTGATCTGTGTGTGGAGGGCAGAGCTCAGGGCGGCCCCTCCCGGAACTGGCGGCCACGCGGGCCGGGGTTGGGCACCGGCTGGTGTCCCGGCTGAGGGCCAGGGCCTCCCTCCCTGCGGCCAGCAAGGTCGTCCGCCTCCTCGGGCCCCCGGGGCCCACACaggaggagggggcgggcgggggccaGACACCGGCAGCCTCCGTACCCCTCCCCGTGCCTCACTTCCTCACCAGGATCGCCAGGAAGACGGGGAAGCGCAGGATCCACCAGAAGCCCATGTTATCGTTGCTCGTCCAGCACCTGCAGGGCGGGGCCGGCTCAGGTCCcgccagcaccccctccccccacccatgggGGGGGTCTAGTTAGTGCcttgggagagggtgggaggtgaCCCCCATCCTTGGGCAGGCTcgctccccgcccccgcctctgACTATTGACTCCGCCCACACACCCGGCCCAGCACCCTGCGGCCGCCCCCAGCCCTGTCCTCTGGCCGGCCCATACTCACTGGATGTTCTCAAACAGACACTTGACCACAGCCCAGGGGATGACGAAGAGCATGGGGGCACCTGCNNNNNNNNNNGGAGGGGGCAGCTGTGGTCCCGCGGCCCCAGCCAGCCtgcccccccctccgccccgcaCCGGCCTACTCACCCCAGCCGAGGCCCAGGTAGAGGGCGAAGAAGCTCCTCTCCGGGAAGGCGGCGAGGCCCAGCAGGCTGTGCAGGTACACGCCCTCCACCAGCAGCCAGCAGTAGTTGGCCACGATGCCGTACTGCATGAACACCGCGGCCACCCGGCAGCCGGCCACTGCCTGGCCGCAGGGGCGGGGTGAGCTCGGGTCCCGCGGCCACCTGCCGCCCTGGGGCCGGGAGGCCCGGAGGCCCGGTCTGGGTGCTCACCCCATCACTCAGCCAGACGCTCACGCTGAGGTCGTCGCCGATCTTCTGGCTGTACCGGGTCTTGAGCAGCGTGTCGATGACCAGCACGGAACTGGCCTTGAGCACGAAGGACGCGAACAGGTTTGCATGGATGTAGTTTCGGGTGCAGTGCAGCTTGCTGTGGGGACAGCGAGTCGGTGCCTGCCCGCCGGCCCGCTTCCCtcggtgggggcggaggggggccgAGCAGGGTGGGCGGGCGTACCTGAGGCCCAGCAGGGTGGCGAGGGCCAGGAGCAGGGCCCCCAGGGAGAGAGAGTACCCCACCGTGTACATCACCTGGAAGCTGTTGTACATCTTGGCCACCTCCTTCTGCAAAGCGCGGTGGCCGGTCAGGGCCGGGGCGCCGCCGcgccccgcctcccgcccccctccccggggccccgcTGCGCCCGCCGCGGGCTGACCTGGACCTCAATCTCGTCGTCGTCCATCTGGCACTGAGAAGCATTCCGCCACGGCTGCCCCCGGGGCCCGCGCACCCACTGCCCGTCAGGCCCGCACTTCTTGAAGACGAGGCGGTGTTGCACTGGAGGGGCAGGCTCCGGtcagcccccggcccccggcccctcgGCCAAGCCCCGCAGCCCCTCCACAGTTACCTTTGTGGTGCCAGGGCAGGTACCAGGGGCAGGAGATGTTGGCCGTGGTGTTGGGAGGGGTGTCCGGCCAACAGGAATACTTGTCGAAGGTTCTGTTACAGACCAGCTCTGCGAGGCAAAGCAGGGCGGGCTGGGAGGGGCCCCTCAGCAGGGCCCGGCCTATGCGGCCGGTGGTCCTGCCTCCTCTTAGAAGGCCCTGCCTATCATCCTCTGCTCCCCAGCACgcagccctcccccactccccttgcACACCTGCCGTCTCCAACGTGCCCCAAACCCACCCGGGCTCGTCCCTCTTCCCAGTGCCCCCTTGCAGTGCCTC is drawn from Panthera uncia isolate 11264 chromosome E1, Puncia_PCG_1.0, whole genome shotgun sequence and contains these coding sequences:
- the GCGR gene encoding glucagon receptor, which gives rise to MPPTRTHHPHFLPLLLLLACQPQAPSAQVMDFLFEKWKLYGDQCLYNLSLLPPPTELVCNRTFDKYSCWPDTPPNTTANISCPWYLPWHHKVQHRLVFKKCGPDGQWVRGPRGQPWRNASQCQMDDDEIEVQKEVAKMYNSFQVMYTVGYSLSLGALLLALATLLGLSKLHCTRNYIHANLFASFVLKASSVLVIDTLLKTRYSQKIGDDLSVSVWLSDGAVAGCRVAAVFMQYGIVANYCWLLVEGVYLHSLLGLAAFPERSFFALYLGLGWGAPMLFVIPWAVVKCLFENIQCWTSNDNMGFWWILRFPVFLAILINLLIFTRVLRVLVAKLRARQMRYTDYKFRLAKSTLTLIPLLGVHEVVFAFVTDEHAQGTLRSAKLFFDLFLSSFQGLLVAVLYCFLNKEVQSELLRRWHRWHVGNSLREQRHVHRPSASARPRGRPPSAKLLLSGGGGGSNGAGRDPSAETGRVSSLPGLAESPF